The proteins below come from a single Papaver somniferum cultivar HN1 chromosome 11, ASM357369v1, whole genome shotgun sequence genomic window:
- the LOC113322314 gene encoding F-box/LRR-repeat protein At1g55660-like, with product MDEPYFNREDRISRLQDELIHYILSFVDTKYAVQTSVLSKRWVDIWKSLPVLNFNRSSFSEGKQDSFIMFVDMVLFFRKDFDIQRFSVDWRNLAYDRSAIMNVNRWTSLGAVKYNVQEISILITQCPAYEIPHRLLNSKSLRKLVINVFSNPGYVDIILPSSMSLPKLTELTLHGLSISNVESSRRLFSSCPVLRNLSIGECNIQTSNQRKLIVDSPSLKNFEYADYYCCGHLLPQNDTVVNFIKLCASNVEFFSCKSFLTQDYSLEISSPLLVVYFHITLNAKEEDENAETYEKLPLKEKAVYAKRMMKFLGAVNMVQGLRLSPGFLEVLSQAPDLLDCQPPRLCNLLYLVLEMWPTRACLRAMAYLLMVSPNIARLVLTSKESKLAQVGDGWEAGLSLPGMLSHLKFVRIEEVEGCDAELKLLSFLLKNAKNLEEVVLEYRSNIDSPEGARQFQDKLRLVPTASSNIQMVFKT from the exons atggatgaacCATACTTTAATCGGGAAGATAGAATCAGTAGATTACAGGATGAACTAATTCACTACATCCTGTCTTTCGTCGATACGAAATATGCAGTCCAAACTAGTGTTTTGTCAAAAAGATGGGTTGATATTTGGAAATCTCTACCTGTTCTAAACTTTAACAGGAGCTCATTTTCTGAAGGCAAGCAAGATAGTTTCATAATGTTTGTAGACATGGTATTGTTTTTTCGCAAAGACTTTGACATTCAGAGGTTTTCTGTGGATTGGAGGAACTTAGCATATGATCGTTCAGCGATAATGAATGTTAACAGATGGACTAGCCTTGGTGCTGTCAAATACAATGTTCAAGAAATAAGTATATTAATCACTCAATGTCCGGCATATGAAATTCCTCACCGACTCCTTAATAGTAAATCTCTAAGAAAATTGGTGATAAATGTGTTTAGTAATCCTGGATATGTAGATATTATTCTACCAAGTTCAATGAGTTTACCCAAGCTTACTGAATTAACTTTACATGGATTATCAATCTCCAACGTAGAATCATCTAGAAGGCTTTTTTCAAGTTGTCCAGTTCTTCGAAATTTATCTATAGGAGAATGCAATATACAAACTAGCAATCAAAGAAAGTTGATTGTTGATTCTCCCAGCCTTAAGAATTTCGAGTATGCTGATTATTATTGCTGTGGACATCTTTTGCCGCAAAATGATACTGTGGTTAACTTTATCAAGTTATGTGCTTCAAATGTGGAATTCTTCTCTTGCAAGTCTTTCTTGACACAAGATTATTCTCTAGAAATCAGTTCTCCATTATTGGTGGTTTACTTTCACATAACACTcaatgcaaaagaagaagatgagaatgcAGAAACGTATGAAAAACTGCCTTTAAAGGAAAAAGCTGTGTATGCTAAACGTATGATGAAATTTCTAGGAGCGGTTAATATGGTGCAAGGACTTAGACTATCACCTGGATTCCTTGAG gTTCTCTCACAGGCTCCCGACTTATTAGACTGCCAGCCACCTCGTCTATGTAATCTACTATATTTGGTGCTGGAAATGTGGCCTACAAGAGCTTGTTTGCGGGCTATGGCATACTTACTCATGGTTTCTCCTAATATAGCTCGTTTGGTTCTTACATCGAAGGAG TCGAAATTAGCACAAGTTGGAGATGGCTGGGAAGCAGGATTGTCACTGCCGGGAATGTTATCTCACCTCAAATTTGTCCGGATTGAAGAAGTGGAAGGATGTGATGCGGAGCTTAAACTTCTAAGTTTTTTGTTGAAAAACGCAAAGAATTTGGAGGAAGTTGTTCTAGAATATCGTTCTAATATTGATTCGCCAGAGGGAGCGAGACAATTTCAGGATAAGCTAAGATTAGTTCCTACAGCTTCTTCAAATATCCAAATGGTGTTTAAAACTTAG